One region of Zingiber officinale cultivar Zhangliang chromosome 7B, Zo_v1.1, whole genome shotgun sequence genomic DNA includes:
- the LOC122003887 gene encoding ferredoxin-thioredoxin reductase, variable chain-like, with protein sequence MPSPATAAAAALSPSLFLQSLPSAATIAPLSRPSLFRPCPTAIILPFRARLRVTCHTVLSADVSSSAEIEEEEQLAAAKIGKRVRVIVPLKVYHVQKAPGLDLNGLEGVIKQYVGVWKGKRISGNLPFKIEFQIEVEGQPRPVKFISHLKEDEFEYVD encoded by the coding sequence ATGCCGTCGCCAGCGACCGCCGCAGCCGCTGCCCTCTCCCCGTCGCTCTTCCTCCAGTCCCTCCCCTCCGCCGCTACAATCGCCCCTCTTTCTCGCCCCTCTTTGTTCCGCCCCTGCCCCACCGCGATCATCCTCCCTTTTAGGGCTAGACTCCGTGTCACGTGCCATACCGTCCTCTCCGCTGACGTCTCTTCTTCTGCCGAAATAGAGGAAGAGGAGCAGCTGGCGGCGGCTAAGATCGGGAAAAGGGTTCGCGTCATCGTGCCGCTGAAGGTTTACCACGTGCAGAAGGCTCCGGGTCTGGATCTCAACGGCCTGGAAGGGGTGATCAAGCAGTATGTTGGGGTTTGGAAAGGGAAAAGGATCTCCGGCAATCTCCCATTCAAGATTGAGTTCCAAATCGAGGTCGAAGGGCAACCCCGCCCAGTCAAGTTCATCTCTCATCTCAAGGAGGATGAGTTCGAGTACGTGGATTGA